The genomic segment AGACCAAGGGCACCTTTATGTGAACGCTCGACATACACATGCAGCCGAGCTGCTTCTCTGAGTGCCTGGGGACGACCACCGTGGGCACACTTGCGAGGGGTCGCTAGAGACTGTTTAGGCGGTTCTGGCAAGTTAATTGCGGAGAGGCCTGATGAGGTCAGTGGCCGTCTGAAGTTCAGACGGCCACTTCAACTGCGTGCTGCCATGCCAGATGGGCATGGTTTTGGTTCGATCTTCGGAGGTGGGCGGGGACTGTAGTGCGGGTATGGTGCTGAAGGTTCGAAACGCGGGCATGCAGGGCCAGGAATTCCTGCGCTCGCCTTTGATTCTTGAAGCCGATCTGGCTTCGCTCTTGTTGCCTGGTGGGACGATGGGATTGTTCAATGAGGTTATTGCAGCGCGCAGTCGAGGCAACCTGGATGTGCTCCACAGCGTGGAGCACCGGAAGGGCTCGACTGGCCGCTCCGTAGCTCCAGAGCTTATCTGTGTGGATCACGTCTGGGACGTTATCATTCGCTAAAAGACTTCTAAGAAAGGTCTTTGCTGTCTGGGTGTCCCGCCGATCTTGCAGAAGAAGCTCCAGCACGGCACCGGAATCATCAACGGCCCGCCATCACCAGCATTTCTTACCCCTGATGTCGATGCAGACCTCGTCCAAGAACCACCGGGAACCCCGACGGGGTTCCTGGTGTCGCAGTTCTTCAGTCAGGAGCGGCGCGAACTTGATGTTCCATTGGCGGAGCGTCTCGTGGCTGACCTGAAGGCCGCGCTCTTGAAGCAATTCCTGGACGTCACGCTGGCTCAAACAGAAGCGGTGATACAGCCAGAGAGCGTACTGGATGATGCTCAGCGGAAAGCGGTGGCGGTAAGGCTTGCAGTCAGACAGGGACTCCCAGCCTATCGCGCTTAACTGGCCAGAACCCTCTACAGGGAGACGCTCCTCGCCATCACCACCGTTTGCAGACTTCGCTCAGCGTGGTAGTTCGTCGGCGGGATGTCTGGATCCTTAAAAAAACGCAGCAATCAGCCCTGCTCAGTACTGCGACTCCGTATAACGGGTGATTTTCACCGCTCGCCGTGCCAACATGACCAGGAAAGCGCCTGATTCCTCAGCTTGGACGGGCGTGGCGCATCTTCGGATGCAACAGGTCATGCGGAAGCTCGGCCCGCACGTCAGGTCGCCGCGTGGCGGGCTCGGCCGGACCTGTTCAGGTACCGGACCGTTCCGAAGTGAGGTCACTATGAACCGTCGTCTCTCGTCGTTGCTGGCGCTCGCCCTGCTGTTGCTGCTGTCCAGCGGAATCGCCGGATCGTATACCGTTCAGGCAGGCGACACGCTCTTTCGCATCGCGCAGCGAGCGGGGGTCGATGTCGCCGCGCTGCAATCGCTCAACCATCTCAGCGGGACAGGCGTTCAGGTCGGGCAGGTTCTTGAGCTTCCCGGCCCTGTGGTTCCCGTGGCCCCCACTGCTGTTCAGGTGGTCGCGGGCGTTACGGTGCAGGTGCCTGCCCACCTCCAGATGGGCGACGCCTTCGTGCTGCGGCTGAGTGGAGTCCGCGCCTCGGAGGCGCAGGTGCAGTTCCCGAGTGAGATCGGCGAGGACGTGCGTCAGCCAAACGAGATGCTGCTTCCCGTACAGGTCGGCCACGATTTCGTGGTGCTCGGCCGCGTGGTGCTCGGTAAGCAGACGCCGCTCAGTTACCGGGTCACGGTCGGCGGTGAGACGCTGAGCGGAAGCGTTCCGGTGTCGGGCCAAGTCGCGGGCCTTCAGCGCCTGAACATGCCGCCCAGCCTGACCAACAAATTGGTGGATCCCGCGCGTGCTGCAGAGGAGGCCGAGGTGGAGCGCGCATACCTGCGGCGAACACCCAGTGTCTGGACGCAGCCGTTTGCGCCTGCCCTGACCACGCCGCCCAGAATCGCCACGCTGTTCGGGCAAGCGCGTACCTATTCGTCGGGCGGGCCAGTCGAGTACCACTACGGCACCGACTATCTCGCACCCATCGGCACACCGATTCACGCGATCAATGACGGCACCGTGGTGATGGTCGGGACGTACCCGGTGCGGGGTGGTCTGGTCGTGATTGACCACGGGGCTGGCCTGCTAAGCATGTACTTCCATCAGTCCAAGACCCTCGTGCGTGTTGGGCAAACGGTGAAGCGCGGCGAGCAGATCGGTCTGGTTGGCAGCACCGGCATCTCGAACGCGCCGCATCTGCACCTGGAACTCCGTGTCCGGGGTGAGGCCGTCCAGCCCAGCGAGTGGCTGGGCAAGCTTCTCCCGTAACGACAGCGAAGGGCCACGCTCGGCGGCGTGTCCAGACTGGTTCCGTCCAATTCCCGAATAGCCTTGACCCCACCGCCTGTCTGTCCATTTGTCGGAATCCAGCCTTATTGATACCTGCGTAATTTGGGAACAGCTTAACCTGCAGCTATGCCACAGATTTGGCGACCTGAAAGACTGACCCGTGCTCAACTGGAGGAACGGCGTCTGTTCGCGGAACCCTCCATCCGGGAGGACAAGCTCAGTGCCGCACAACTCGCTGAGCTGTGCGGCGTAAGTTCCAGCACCGTACGAACATGGCGTCAACGACTACTTCACCAAGGTTCACTGGAAGCGACCTTTGCCTCAGGCCCGCCCAGACGCCTCCCGGATGAGCAGATAGCCGATGTGATAGCCCTGCTTGCCGCAGGGCCTGATCCACACCTTTACCCTGACCAACGCTGGACCTGCCCTCGAGTGCGAGAAGTCATCGGGGTGAAATTTGATGTCTGGTATCACGTGGATCACCTGAGTCGCTTGCTCCATGCGTGGGGATTCTCCCGGCAAAAACCTACGAAGCGGGCAGCAGAACAAGATCAAGAAGCAGTCATCGCCTGGATTGAAACCGTGGTACCTGAGCTCGAACAGAAGATGGAAGACGGAGAAACGCTTGCTGTTCTAGACGAAGTGGGTTTCAGTTTGAAACCCACGGTATCGCGGACCTGGGCGCCGTATCGGCAGAGCCCAGTGCTTGACGCCAAAACCAATTGAGAGAAGGTCTCAACGATCGGGGCGATTACCACAACAGGCCAGTTCTTGCAACAGACTCATCAGGCCGCCATCAAGGGCACTCAGGTCATCCATTTCCTGGCCCATCTGCTCCGCCATGTCGCTGGGAAGGTCACGGTGATCCTTGACAACGCAAGCATTCACAAAACGAAGGCGCTGAGCGCCTTCGCTGCCGGTGAGCCTCGTGTGTCTCTCAAGTATCTGCCGCCGTACTCACCAGCGTTGAATCCCATTGAATTGGTCTGGGCCTCCGTAAAGCAGCACATGTTGGCGAATTTCTGTCCAAACGATTTGCTTACCCTGAAGTTACGACTCGTTCAGGCGTGGCATCGTGTTCGGTCCATCCAACTCCCGACCCGATTGCTCTACGGCAGCCAAGCGTGACCGGTTTAAGCGGGGATCAAGAGGAACACCTGGCGACGCCTATTTGATGTGTAACACGGGTTTGCACGTCTCTACGCCGATGAGTTCTATGTCGTTTCGACGGTGCACCGCCCAATCATCCCGACTGAGTCGCCAGCGATGCAAGAGGGCTTTCTCGCCCTGGCGTGTGGCCCAGTCGGCGCCGTTCGCTTGGTAGCCCAGAACCTCGGACACGCGATTCGACGCCACATTGTCAAAAAACGCCTCACTGCTTGCTTCCACGGCTCCCAACCCTTCGAAGGCCAGGTGTAAGATCGCCGCGCGCATCTCACGGCCCAGCCCCTTCTGCCGGGCATCCGGGGCCAGCCAGGAAAAACTCGTAACGGTCTGGCAGGTATCGAAGTTCACGCCGATCAAATCCTGCATGCCCACCGCCTTCCCGCCCAGCATGATGACAAAGTACAGACGCCAAGATTCCGGGTACACGGTGCCGCGCCCGCGCCAGATGGCTTGAAGCCATTTCCGCTCACGCACTGGATTGTCCTCATACAGCGACATGGGATCGTCGAACGGATACGGTGGTTGTGACACGATGCCCGCACGAACAATGGGGAGGAGTTGGGCCAGGAGATCGTCTGTGGCGCCGTGAAGCTCGAGTTTGGGCGTGACGACTTTGAGTTGGAGTGGCGGGTAGAGGAAAGGGGTCATGGTCACATGAGACACCATTGAACACTCGGCATCCATGTGCCAAATGGCCTGTTCTGGGATGAGTCGAGACCAGGGCTCAAGAAGTGCTGGCACCCCGAGTGGAGCAAGACCGTGAGTAGATG from the Deinococcus ruber genome contains:
- a CDS encoding peptidoglycan DD-metalloendopeptidase family protein, with amino-acid sequence MNRRLSSLLALALLLLLSSGIAGSYTVQAGDTLFRIAQRAGVDVAALQSLNHLSGTGVQVGQVLELPGPVVPVAPTAVQVVAGVTVQVPAHLQMGDAFVLRLSGVRASEAQVQFPSEIGEDVRQPNEMLLPVQVGHDFVVLGRVVLGKQTPLSYRVTVGGETLSGSVPVSGQVAGLQRLNMPPSLTNKLVDPARAAEEAEVERAYLRRTPSVWTQPFAPALTTPPRIATLFGQARTYSSGGPVEYHYGTDYLAPIGTPIHAINDGTVVMVGTYPVRGGLVVIDHGAGLLSMYFHQSKTLVRVGQTVKRGEQIGLVGSTGISNAPHLHLELRVRGEAVQPSEWLGKLLP
- a CDS encoding GNAT family N-acetyltransferase; this encodes MTPFLYPPLQLKVVTPKLELHGATDDLLAQLLPIVRAGIVSQPPYPFDDPMSLYEDNPVRERKWLQAIWRGRGTVYPESWRLYFVIMLGGKAVGMQDLIGVNFDTCQTVTSFSWLAPDARQKGLGREMRAAILHLAFEGLGAVEASSEAFFDNVASNRVSEVLGYQANGADWATRQGEKALLHRWRLSRDDWAVHRRNDIELIGVETCKPVLHIK